A genomic stretch from Arachis stenosperma cultivar V10309 chromosome 3, arast.V10309.gnm1.PFL2, whole genome shotgun sequence includes:
- the LOC130968416 gene encoding vacuolar protein sorting-associated protein 41 homolog, with amino-acid sequence MAPIPSENGVDGDDEREEEEEEEVEEDEEEEEEEEDEEEPRLKYQRMGGSIPTMLATDAASCIAVAERMIALGTQCGTVHILDFLGNQVKEFAAHASVVNDLSFDIEGEFIGSCSDDGSVVINSLFTDEKMKFEYQRPMKAIALDPEYARNASRRFVAGGLAGHLYLNSKKWLGYRDQVLHTGEGPIHAVTWRTSLVAWANDAGVKVYDTANDQRITFIERPRGSPRPELLRPHLVWQDDTLLVIGWGTSVKIVSLRTNNHKAANGTYRQVPLSGMVQVDIMASFQTGYFISGIAPFGDVLVVLAYIPGEEDENKDFSSTAPSRQGNAQRPEVRIVSWNNDELSTDALPVHGFEHYKAKDYSLAHAPFSGSSYAGGQWAAGDEPLYYIVSPKDVVIAKPRDTEDHIAWLLQHGWHEKALAAVESGQGRSELLDEVGSRYLDHLIVERKYGEAASLCPKLLRGSASAWERWVFHFAHLRQLPVLVPYMPTENPRLRDTAYEVALVALATNPSYHKDLLSTVKSWPSVIYSALPVISAIEPQLNTSSMTDSLKEALAELYVIAGQYDKAFSFYADLMKPELFDFIDKYNLQDSIHEKVVQLMMLDCKRAVPLLIQHRDLISPQEVVKQLLNADVKCDCRYFLHLYLHSLFEVNPHAGKDFHDIQVELYADYDPKMLLPFLHSSQHYTLEKAYEICTKKELLKEQVFILGRMGNSKQALAVIINKLGDIKEAVEFVTMQNDDELWEELIKQCIDKPEMVGMLLEHTVGNLDPLYIVNKVPNGLEIPRLRDRLVKIITDYRTETSLRHGCNDILKADCVNLLIKYYKEARHGISLGSEEDEPRIKNSDTHDSSKSLGLRNMEVKSKTRGGGRCCICFDPFSIQNVSVIAFFCCHAYHTTCLTDSSYTSNNSKKEIKSNSRETYDDYNDYMDEEEEEEDEEAELGAPRMRCILCTTAAS; translated from the exons ATGGCTCCGATTCCGTCAGAGAACGGTGTAGATGGAGACGACgagagagaagaagaggaagaggaagaagttgaagaagacgaagaagaggaggaggaagaagaagatgaagaggagcCACGGCTTAAGTACCAGAGAATGGGAGGGAGCATACCTACGATGCTTGCCACCGATGCTGCGTCATGCATCGCCGTCGCCGAGCGGATGATCGCGCTAGGCACTCAGTGCGGCACCGTTCACATCCTCGATTTTCTCGGCAATCAG GTGAAAGAATTCGCCGCCCATGCTTCCGTTGTCAACGACCTTAGCTTTGACATAGAAGGGGAATTTATTGGAAGCTGTTCTGATGATGGATCAGTTGTTATAAACAGTCTCTTCACTGATGAGAAAATGAAATTTGAGTACCAACGACCAATGAAAGCGATTGCATTGGACCCTGAATATGCAAGGAATGCGTCTAGGAGATTTGTTGCTGGTGGTTTAGCAGGTCATTTGTATTTAAATTCGAAGAAATGGTTGGGCTATCGTGACCAG gttTTGCATACCGGGGAAGGCCCAATACATGCTGTGACATGGAGAACAAGTCTTGTTGCTTGGGCAAATGATGCAGGGGTGAAGGTTTATGATACTGCTAATGACCAGCGTATAACATTTATCGAAAGACCGCGAGGAAGCCCACGTCCTGAGCTTCTGCGTCCTCACTTGGTTTGGCAG GATGACACCCTCTTGGTTATTGGCTGGGGAACATCTGTGAAAATTGTTTCTCTAAGGACAAATAACCATAAAGCAGCCAATGGGACATACAGGCAAGTTCCTTTGTCTGGTATGGTGCAGGTTGATATTATGGCATCCTTTCAAACTGGCTATTTCATATCAGGCATTGCCCCCTTTGGTGATGTATTGGTAGTTCTAGCTTATATTCCTGGAGAGGAAGATGAAAATAAGGATTTTAGTAGTACCGCTCCTTCGCGGCAG GGCAATGCACAAAGGCCAGAAGTTAGAATAGTATCATGGAATAATGATGAACTTTCAACTGATGCTCTACCGGTACATGGGTTTGAGCATTACAAGGCGAAAGACTATTCTCTTGCTCATGCTCCTTTCTCAG GTAGCAGCTATGCTGGTGGTCAGTGGGCTGCAGGTGATGAACCACTTTACTATATTGTATCCCCAAAAGATGTAGTTATTGCAAAGCCAAG GGATACGGAAGATCATATTGCTTGGCTTCTTCAGCATGGGTGGCATGAAAAAGCTTTGGCTGCAGTTGAATCTGGTCAGGGACGCAGTGAACTTCTTGATGAG GTAGGATCGAGGTACCTAGATCATTTGATTGTGGAACGAAAATATGGTGAAGCAGCTTCTCTATGTCCCAAGTTGCTGCGAGGATCAGCTTCAGCATGGGAGAG ATGGGTATTTCACTTTGCCCACCTTCGTCAACTCCCTGTTTTGGTTCCTTACATGCCAACAGAAAACCCTAGACTGCGTGATACTGCTTATGAG GTTGCCCTTGTGGCATTGGCTACAAATCCATCTTATCATAAGGATCTCTTGTCCACTGTGAAATCTTGGCCATCTGTAATTTATTCTGCGTTACCTGTAATTTCAGCCATCGAACCTCAGCTCAATACTTCATCCATGACCGATTCGCTCAAGGAG GCATTGGCAGAGTTGTATGTTATTGCTGGGCAATACGATAAAGCATTTTCATTTTATGCTGAT CTTATGAAACCAGAACTCTTTGATTTCATTGATAAATATAACCTACAAGATTCAATCCATGAAAAG GTTGTCCAATTGATGATGTTGGATTGCAAGCGTGCAGTTCCTTTATTGATCCAGCATAGGGACTTAATAAGTCCACAAGAAGTTGTGAAGCAACTTCTAAATGCTGATGTTAAGTGTGACTGCAGATACTTTTTACATTTGTATCTCCATTCACTATTTGAAGTAAATCCGCATGCTGGGAAAGACTTTCATGATATACAG GTAGAACTCTATGCAGATTATGATCCAAAGATGCTGCTACCTTTTCTACATAGCAGTCAGCACTATACTCTTGAGAAG GCCTATGAAATTTGCACTAAAAAAGAGCTACTGAAGGAGCAAGTTTTCATCTTAGGAAGGATGGGAAACTCAAAGCAAGCCCTAGCAGTTATTATAAATAAACTGGGGGACATTAAGGAG GCTGTAGAGTTTGTCACTATGCAGAATGATGATGAACTCTGGGAAGAATTAATCAAGCAATGCATTGACAAGCCTGAAATG GTGGGCATGCTATTGGAGCACACAGTTGGAAATCTTGATCCCCTCTACATTGTAAATAAGGTTCCCAATGGGTTGGAAATACCTCG GCTCAGGGATCGTCTGGTTAAAATTATCACTGATTACAGGACTGAAACTTCGCTTAGACATGGGTGCAATGATATCCTTAAG GCGGACTGTGTCAACCTTTTAATCAAGTACTACAAGGAGGCACGGCATGGAATTTCTTTAGGTAGTGAAGAAGACGAGCCACGAATCAAAAATAGTGATACTCATGATTCTTCAAAATCCCTTGGTCTGAGAAACATGGAAGTGAAGTCAAAGACCAGGGGAGGTGGAAGATGTTGTATATGTTTTGATCCTTTCTCTATACAGAATGTTTCAGTCATTGCTTTCTTTTGCTGTCATGCTTACCACACAACTTGTCTCACGGATTCGTCGTACACTAGTAATAATAGCAAGAAAGAGATTAAGAGCAATTCCCGAGAAACATATGATGATTACAATGATTATAtggatgaggaggaggaggaagaggatgaagaagCCGAATTGGGTGCCCCTCGAATGCGTTGTATATTGTGTACTACTGCTGCTAGTTGA